One Mya arenaria isolate MELC-2E11 chromosome 5, ASM2691426v1 genomic window carries:
- the LOC128234657 gene encoding uncharacterized protein LOC128234657 isoform X3, which produces MNERGRKKVTCEQCGKSFVSFEDLTLHQSTEKGHITPNYCRKIFIHSIIIYQIKHGYVSKPTSVEVRTVHQSCIRLNWSPPMGIAVHQYYIQSYNPGKQEWSSLGVVHPQMPSFIINSDMLSDLCKPVAEIGICAVNVQQQCGPRYVVQFQKIPIQVNGMGVLEYKLEKTHWQKLDWKIHHSAPYQLKNLKTSGPVGTPEKLAARQTANKDILLSWCEPGVNRDEDQDLAISSHGNFTGYSIFISKVNSDTWACVKNLNEEVYSTVIPHENIPELSEYQVGIKAKKGFHTGPMAILCFHHMKPDGSVFVNELEPCKTCNALKTKSVRSFVTKGTGINRMEVDSDDDLQVDEDVFCLEKSSKTDVFQTANHDLKRAMGRKAVFFFANHFYQPVTELPISISNVHSDGCGKIRLKVSISQDLWRTLNTTLDDQGKPLYHVFLRMGRHYGDKFEDEIPECLISVNKRIVKVQVANGLSPCKDGPVDITGSLHPNNNNIILTIKPGCEQPYMVYIHMVRKLGPKATVRRLLKERVVPQSRTKRLIKNYLTADRNSIKYCSYKVKLTCPITQGRLETPCRGDRCKHIQCMEAGTVIQMNETKKGRRCLLCKEPYNKLDIDGLFLEILQTVPSSVTEVEFNPEGEWKTVLNTDESGPSVSIDDDVVMPQLAEVLNDHTEVDSECEAIAGFHKDVQGKTDDVPQVKIENVEGESWSTENGGWYLSQYGLELKDNDVELVDAEVRQDIGMQFATESNVNHCADQTDGMICDNNSSNLKVEDFSYSKDDNEAEDMSIQNIDIFPHKKGSAQDTSTSQIMIEDQESGKRVYLYENILSEDGDEFLSCESELEKRKSESLEGDHNVNNHDALGLAFNFTQATSSSQNSNVEETVTMDTSWNGREIIEVDKDLCTTEDMSLCDDLKEPSDRRSPHQRRRKCPKTKKTNYQHKKSYEDKALENAVSAVLQKGMSIRKAALEFGINMSTLHRRCQQTRPRKKEYQQKKKNRDEALQNAVSAVLQKGMSIRKAALEFGTNMSTLHRHCRHKGPRKKEYPHKKSYDDEALENAVSAVLQKGMSIRKAALEFGIPPSTLNKRCHQTGPRKKVYQHKKSYDDEALENAVSAVLQKGMSIRKAALEFGIPSSTLNERCHQTGPRNEEYQHKKTYGDEAFENAVSAVLQKGMSIRKAALEFGIPPTTLHERLKRKDPTDSIARKVGWQKDFSNNQEECLAELLLYMAAHGLPATRKMLRDRVKELLQISGTACRVNIEMGPSNHWLRGFVKRHLLFDHMAETRPPLDPPESIKEFFDMYEKTIVECGLQNKDDQIFNCDGTRWTEKSFKLCPKTGHQLEMKTGTGSHVTAHMCISAGGRFLPSMLIYKESLPLAPIDGVPDTWLITASDTGLINSEIFSEWFTKIFIPNCGMERPVLLVMNNLYNPVSIPTMLAAKENSIILFGVPGNSTHILHPLVVEIFGELQATVHDISSSQLDASKRVVIEKTEYPAILSQAIDQTAPESVQHAFEVTGLCPVNREAIDMSKLAQVKDEPEGRMDCAGPMVENEREVIDMNLYLASDTVFGLCDEQESERNEDDRRT; this is translated from the exons ATGAATGAAAGGGGGAGAAAAAAAGTTACATGTGAACAGTGTGGAAAATCCTTTGTCTCGTTTGAGGATCTCACCCTTCACCAGTCAACAGAGAAAGGACACATAACGCCCAATTATTGTAGGAAAATATTCATACATAgtattataatatatcaaataaaacatggtTACG TATCAAAGCCAACATCTGTGGAAGTGAGGACTGTACATCAAAGCTGTATTCGACTAAATTGGAGCCCCCCTATGGGTATAGCAGTTCACCAATACTACATACAGTCTTACAACCCTGGAAAACAGGAATGGTCTTCTCTAGGTGTGGTGCACCCCCAAATGCCATCATTCATCATAAATTCAGATATGCTCTCTGACTTGTGCAAACCAGTGGCTGAAAttg GAATTTGTGCTGTGAATGTACAACAACAGTGTGGACCTCGATATGTGGTGCAGTTTCAAAAAATTCCAATACAAGTCAATGGCATGGGCGTTTTAGAATACAAACTTGAGAAAACACATTGGCAGAAACTAGATTGGAAGATTCACCATAGTGCTCCGTATCaacttaaaaacttaaaaacttcTG GTCCTGTTGGTACCCCAGAGAAACTTGCTGCACGTCAAACTGCGAATAAAGATATTCTCCTTTCATGGTGCGAGCCTGGTGTCAATAGAGATGAAGACCAAGATTTGGCTATATCATCACATGGAAATTTTACAGgatattctatttttatttccaaAGTGAACAGTGATACATGGGCTTGTGTGAAGAATTTAAATGAAGAGGTATATTCTACTGTTATACCTCACGAGAACATTCCCGAGCTATCTGAATACCAAGTAGGTATCAAGGCCAAAAAGGGTTTTCATACAGGACCAATGGCTATTCTTTGTTTCCATCACATGAAGCCAGATGGTTCGGTATTTGTCAACGAACTTGAGCCTTGCAAAACATGCAATGCCCTCAAAACAAAGTCAGTCAGGTCATTTGTTACGAAGGGAACTGGAATCAACAGGATGGAAGTTGATAGTGATGACGATTTACAGGTTGATGAAGATGTCTTTTGTTTGGAAAAATCGAGCAAAACAGATGTTTTTCAGACAGCAAACCATGATTTAAAAAGAGCAATGG GTAGAAAAGCTGTTTTCTTCTTTGCCAACCATTTCTACCAACCAGTAACAGAGTTACCCatatcaatttcaaatgtaCACAGTG ATGGCTGTGGAAAGATACGTTTGAAGGTGTCTATCAGCCAGGACTTATGGAGAACATTGAATACCACGCT tgatGACCAGGGGAAACCCTTATACCATGTATTCCTGAG AATGGGTCGTCACTATGGTGACAAGTTTGAAGATGAAATCCCAGAATGCCTTATATCAGTCAACAAAAGAATTGTGAAGGTTCAG GTAGCCAATGGTTTGTCCCCATGTAAAGACGGCCCTGTAGACATAACAGGAAGTTTACAcccaaacaataacaatatcattttgaCCATCAAGCCGGGTTGCGAACAG CCGTACATGGTGTACATACACATGGTAAGGAAGCTTGGTCCAAAGGCAACTGTCCGCCGCCTTCTTAAGGAGAGAGTCGTACCTCAGTCTCGGACCAAAAGGCTCA tcaaGAACTATCTGACAGCAGACAGGAATAGTATTAAATACTGCAGCTATAAAGTCAAGCTTACTTGTCCT ATCACTCAGGGTCGATTGGAAACTCCATGCCGAGGTGACCGATGCAAACATATTCAATGTATGGAGGCAGGCACTGTAATCCAGATGAATGAAACCAAAAAAGGAAGACGCTGTCTACTCTGTAAAGAACCATACAACAAGCTGGACATTGATGG GTTGTTCCTTGAGATACTACAGACTGTTCCAAGCTCAGTGACAGAGGTTGAGTTCAATCCGGAGGGGGAATGGAAGACAGTTTTAAACACAGATGAGAGTGGGCCCTCTGTCAGCATTG ATGATGATGTAGTAATGCCTCAACTGGCTGAAGTATTGAATGATCACACTGAGGTTGATTCTGAATGTGAGGCAATAGCTGGTTTTCATAAAGATGTTCAAGGGAAAACAGATGATGTGCCGCAagtgaaaattgaaaatgttgagGGTGAAAGTTGGAGTACAGAAAATGGTGGTTGGTATTTGTCTCAGTATGGTTTGGAATTGAAAGACAATGATGTTGAGTTGGTTGATGCTGAAGTAAGACAAGATATTGGTATGCAATTTGCAACTGAATCTAATGTTAATCATTGTGCAGATCAAACTGATGGAATGATATGTGACAATAATTCATCAAACCTAAAAGTTGAAGACTTTAGTTATTCTAAAGATGACAATGAGGCTGAAGATATGAGTATACAAAATATTGACATCTTTCCACACAAAAAAGGTTCAGCACAAGACACATCTACCTCTCAGATTATGATTGAAGATCAGGAAAGTGGAAAGCGTGTTTACCTTTATGAAAACATTCTTTCTGAAGATGGAGATGAGTTTCTATCATGTGAAAGTGAActagaaaaaagaaaaagtgaATCTCTTGAAGGTGATCATAATGTAAACAATCATGATGCTCTAGGCCTGGCTTTCAACTTCACTCAAGCTACGTCATCATCACAAAATTCCAACGTTGAAGAAACTGTAACCATGGATACCAGTTGGAATGGCAGGGAAATAATTGAAGTAGATAAGGATTTATGTACAACTGAAGATATGAGTCTCTGCGATGATCTCAAAGAACCAAGTGACAG ACGCTCACCTCATCAACGTAGAAGAAAGTGTCCCAAAACCAA GAAAACAAATTATCAGCACAAAAAATCATATGAAGATAAGGCCTTAGAAAATGCAGTTTCCGCTGTACTGCAGAAAGGAATGAGTATAAGAAAGGCAGCACTTGAGTTTGGCATTAACATGTCCACTCTGCACCGACGCTGTCAACAGACAAGACCTAG GAAAAAGgaatatcaacaaaaaaaaaaaaatagagatGAGGCCTTACAAAATGCAGTTTCCGCTGTACTGCAGAAAGGAATGAGTATAAGAAAGGCAGCACTGGAGTTTGGCACTAACATGTCCACTCTGCATCGACACTGTCGACACAAAGGACCTAG GAAAAAGGAATATCCCCACAAAAAATCATATGACGATGAGGCCTTAGAAAATGCAGTTTCCGCTGTACTGCAGAAAGGAATGAGTATAAGAAAGGCAGCACTGGAGTTTGGCATTCCCCCATCCACTCTAAATAAACGCTGTCATCAGACAGGACCTAG GAAAAAAGTATATCAACACAAAAAATCATATGACGATGAGGCCTTAGAAAATGCAGTTTCCGCTGTACTGCAGAAAGGAATGAGTATAAGAAAGGCAGCACTTGAGTTTGGCATTCCCTCGTCCACTCTAAATGAACGCTGTCATCAGACAGGACCTAG GAATGAAGAATatcaacacaaaaaaacatatggAGATGAGGCCTTCGAAAATGCAGTTTCTGCTGTACTGCAGAAAGGAATGAGTATAAGAAAGGCAGCACTTGAGTTTGGCATTCCACCAACCACTCTGCATGAACGCTTGAAGAGGAAAGATCCTACGGACTCCATCGCTCGTAAAGTGGGGTGGCAAAAGGATTTCTCTAACAACCAGGAAGAGTGTCTGGCTGAACTCCTGTTATACATGGCTGCTCATGGATTACCAGCTACTCGGAAGATGTTACGAGATAGAGTGAAAGAGCTACTTCAAATTTCTG GCACAGCATGTAGGGTGAATATTGAGATGGGGCCATCAAACCATTGGCTGCGGGGATTTGTGAAAAGGCATCTCCTTTTTGATCATATGGCAGAGACCAGACCTCCCCTGGACCCACCTGAATCAATCAAGGAATTTTTTGATATGTATGAAAAAACAATTGTTGAGTGTGGATTGCAGAATAAAGATGATCAA ATTTTCAACTGTGATGGAACACGCTGGACAGAGAAATCCTTCAAGCTTTGCCCAAAGACTGGGCACCAGCTTGAGATGAAGACAGGAACAGGGAGCCATGTGACTGCACACATGTGCATTAGTGCTGGGGGCCGCTTTCTGCCATCAATGTTGATATACAAG GAAAGTTTACCCCTTGCGCCCATTGATGGAGTTCCTGACACGTGGCTGATCACAGCCAGCGACACGGGGCTTATCAACAGCGAGATATTCTCAGAATGGTTTACCAAGATTTTCATCCCCAACTGTGGCATGGAGAGACCGGTGTTGTTGGTGATGAACAACCTTTACAACCCAGTCTCCATTCCAACCATGCTGGCTGCCAAAGAGAATAGTATTATTCTTTTTGGTGTTCCGGGAAATAGCACACACATCCTCCATCCATTAGTTGTAGAg ATATTCGGAGAACTCCAGGCAACGGTTCATGATATAAGTTCCAGCCAGCTTGATGCCAGCAAGAGAGTGGTCATAGAAAAGACTGAATACCCAGCCATCCTTAGTCAGGCAATTGACCAGACTGCCCCTGAATCTGTCCAACATGCATTTGAAGTCACGGGACTGTGTCCGGTCAACCGGGAAGCAATTGACATGTCCAAACTTGCTCAAG TAAAGGATGAGCCAGAAGGCAGGATGGATTGCGCTGGACCAATGGTAGAAAATGAAAGAGAAGTAATCGATATGAACCTGTATCTCGCTTCTGATACTGTCTTTGGTCTCTGTGATGAACAAGAAAGTGAAAG AAATGAAGACGATAGAAGGACTTAA